The DNA region AACtatgtctttgtgtttgatACAAGgtacaaacaataacaatgaaagCATGATGTGAATATAACAGTATTGGAACCCTCTGTGGAAAACAGAGAAACCTCCCTTTTCtatcagtttgttttattttattacgtataatttattgtttttgtttttgttgtttgcattTTGTTATCTTTAATAGCCCCCGTTGTTTGCGACATTCTTCTGGATGAGATAACAGTTGCTTCTGATAAGATATTTGAAAATTAATAAAGATATTGCTGCAAAATATGAGCCTAGCaacctttaaatacattttgttttttaatagaaCCATTTCACCCCGAATCTGTGTTTAAAATATCAAAGTGTGAACATTTCCAGGATTTTGATTTTACATTTATGATCCCAAGATGAATTTATCTGTGTTGTTTGGTCCCAAAAGAGGCGGTGACGTCACTGAGATCAGCCCTCAGCTGCTGCATATTACTGCCAGTGAAGTGTAGACAAGATGCTTTGGAGCTCATGTCAGCTGTAgctgttttcattgtttgtcTGCTGTGTACAAACAAATGTGTTGGTTACTAACTTTCATTAATGGATACAGGTTGTACTTTGTGTTCAGAATCTATTtcaatagatttaaaaaaaaaaatgattttagcACATTGTTCATCCAAAATGAAAAGGACCCATTGACATCTCCTGATTAAGCCTTTTTTAAATTGATGCACTTTAttgtctttaaatttgacatgttctatatgtgtgtgtgactgtgtcatGGAGCACTCATTTTCTTATCTTGCTGTTGTTCCTCCAGCCACGCGAGAAGCATCGCAGCACCGACGACCATGAAGAGAAAACATTCACAGGTCACAGCTCCAGCAGTGTCGAGCTCTGGATCTTCCAGTGGGACAGAAAGGCAAGTCTTCACATTGAGATAACTGTGCTGTTCTAATATGTTTTGGGTTGGGTATCGTTTGGATCATTTTCCAGCAGCCGGAGCCAAAATGATACAGTTACCTAAAAGGAGCCTGAACtgacacttaaaaaataaaaagcagaaaacaacagccgacaacatttttaaatgcaaagTCAAATTTGAACTTGCAATTGAACAATGTATTATATCTTAACAGTTTAAAGTATACTTAATATATAAAAGAATTAATAAATTACACTTAAACAAATTCACCTGTTAAGTAAAACCTAACCCTATAATAGTCCAGTACTAAATAACTGTTACACTACtaataacagcaaaatatatttttagttGGGATCAACAATCGTCTCCATAACGCACTAGAGTCTCAGACAGACGTGTAACAGGGGCAGCTGAGATTTTCGCGACACACAGTCTAGTCTagtttttacagtctgtgttttGTAATGATTCAAGTAATTATTCATTCCCATGTGCACTCAGGGTTGTTGTTGTAATAAATAACTGACAGGATGAATCTGTGTAATTACAGTTTCGGACGGCTTTACAAGAGAAACGGCAAAATCTACAGCGTCTACACCCTGAAATCTGATAAAGCCTCCGGGCACCTCTCTGAGTGGCAAACAAGGATTGTGAAGAGGAGGGTCACAGGTGAAGAGGGGATGCCTCAGTGGAGGAACCTTCAAACAGATGAAGAGCCCAGAAGGCTGGATGTGGTGCCCCCCACACCTGCAGCAGCCACATCAGGACTGGTCCAGAGACCTGTCAGGACAGATTCAGGTAAGAGACACACATCTGTTTGCCTTCACTTAACCTGTAACTCTTACGCcagaattccactggatgcgtgtccgttgtgGAACAGCTGCGCTGGTTATCCACTGCGTGCTTTgccgtccgtcaacacccactggccgcgtttgctgtgcggagcatAATGGtgcgatataacaagatgtcgtttctataaacagaaccacaaaaccagaggagtagtaggaagacatcggggtgcacctccatgattaaaatctcctcgtccatggtgtcaacggggtgaaatgacgtctgaaaacctctgacctgttgacttcaggcctgcctccaccCTTTATGATGTtctcaaggtgtagtgcagggaaatatgatccgctgtgaacgctgtgtattttttttttgaaaattaactggatgtttattttgtttctgcgcacgacttcctgccccgcacgatctgctctgtgctgaattgttgcattgtgctccggcgtccacATTGACAGCACatacattgactagaattgaaacgtatCGGCTTCGCTGCCGTTCCAGAGCACAGACGCAACCagcacgcatctggtggaatttgggggttagTGTTGGTGAAATAAAACGTCTATTGATGCATTCGTTGTAACGATCCAGTATCATCACTGCAGAGTGAGAACATCGATTCATTTCATCACCTGTGGGATACACCTTCATTTTGAaaatctgtgtcactgtcagacAGAGTCAGGCAGATGATGGCAAGCGGACAAGAAGAAGACAGTGAGGATAACGTTATTTACTCAAGAATTATATCAGGAgtttggaaatatttttgatttaataGAATATACAGGTGAACACGGAGCACATGCCGTATGTCAACAAATGCTGATACGAGGTAAAATAGTCAGGAAACATGACGCACCTGCCGGCCGGGCATCTCACTCCGATAACTTCTTCAACaatgttcagctgaaaaacatACACGCAggctgctctgttctgtcaggagatgcagtgacttaaaccaccagtgagtaagaaaaatataaataatacatgtgATTAGTTAAgttatgagtagaggaaaagtctgctagctgccagGCTAAATTATGCAACCAAAACATGCCTTAGCTAATTACAGGTAACTAGCAGAAACaactgttttgtctgtgaactttGGCAGTTCCTTAAATGATCTTGTTTTATGGCTGCAGggagaagtttgtcttcagggtttgggttaaaatgaaacaatttctgacagaaagccctgaagtacattttgagcatcaaacacttcattttctgcattctggtgatattttctgcatcagtttatggtggaaatgtctcaATTTATGTCAAGGAAAACACAATATTCTGGTGGTATGTGAcagatcaaaataaaagtataataCAGTAAGACTCGCAGGCATTCAATGTTGCTTTCAATCTTTATTCTCCTGTAAAACAACTTTTCTTTAATGTTATCCCGGCTAAATCAACAGTTTTACTGCGTGTAAGTGAGGGACCGTCTGCTGTGAGGTTTAAATGGTTCTGGGTGTACAGAGTAGAAGCAACGACACACCTGATGACAATTTCTAGATATTACAAGATCAGAGACATGTAGCGGCTGCAGCTCagcgctcctcctctcctcctctgtgctcttTGTGCACGGCATGTTTGTGCAGTATCAAACTGCATGTCAGATTTTtgtaaatgaactatcagaGCTGCACGGGTACATCTTCAGTGATGAACCCTGAGGTCATCGGGTGTTTAGGGTCTCTCGAACATCAGAGACTCTCGCTTGGGTTGATCAGGCCTCAGCTTGTGCACTAGCTGCACTCGCCCCTCGTCTCTCCCATGATGCAGAGTGCAGAGTAAGCCCTACAGAGGGAATCCCCTGCAGAGCCTCTGCACCCTACCGTCTCAGGCAAGCACCTTGCCTTCCAGCCTCATCTGTGTCAGTCACTGACTAGGTCCCCACACTAACCCCTCTTGCGAACGACAGTCTCCTCCTTACGGTCCTGTTCAGAAGTAAATATCCGCAGTTCTTTTTTAAGACTTTAATACTTAAAATGTTCTATATTTCTAGATGAAACTAACACTGCTGAGGATCATCACTGATCTCACCAACATCAAGTAATGATAGCAGAGATATGTGAAGTCACAGTTGTCCATAATGTGCTCCCTGCAGAtgtccagcagctgttggtgaTTCAAGATGTTCCCCCTGAGTGGAGCCCCAGcctggaccaggaggacccagagccccTCCAAAtaaaagaggagcaggaggaccCAGTGCCCCTCAACAttaaagaggagcaggaggacccagagccccTCCACAtcaaagaggagcaggaggaccCAGGGCCCCTCCACAttaaagaggagcaggaggaagtgTGGAGCAGTCCAGAGGGAGAGCAGCTCAGTGGGCTGGAGGAGGCTGATATCACCAGGTTGACTTCTGTTactgtgaagagtgaagatgatgaagagaaacctcagtcCTCACTGCTTCATCAGAGCCAAACGGAggacagcagagacacagagcctCCAACCAGCAGCTCAGCTatgcagataaaaacagaaactgatggagaggactgtggaggatCAGAACCAGCCAGGAACCTTGATCCACATGGTCATTCACAACCAAATACTGATGATGAGAAGGCATCAGACTCTTCTGAGACTGAAGACAGTGACATTGATTGGCAGGAACCCATGTCAGATTCTGGATCTGAGACTGACTACAGTGTCAGTGGTTGGAAGGAGACCAGGACAGCTGAGTCTGCTGTAAATGTTGAGGGATGTGATGTTGGCCAAAAATCCTCGAGCGTCTTTCAGTATAGTAAACAGTTAAACTACAGGGGGTTTGTTCAGAGACACATGAAAGCTCATTTTGGAAAAAGGTCCTCCAGATGTTCGGTCAGTAAGAAATGTTTTAGAGTGAAGGAAAACGTAGATGCACAGGTGAGCGACGACGCAGAAGAGAAACTGTTTGGTTGTGATGTTTGTGGGAAAACATTTAGACAACAGGGAAATCTGAAGGCACACATGAGagttcacacaggagagaaaccatttggTTGTGATGTTTGTGGGAAAAGATTTAACCAGCAGGGAAACCTGAGGACGCACATGAGgatccacacaggagagaaaccattcgAATGTAAGTTTTGTAAGAAAAGATTTGGAATACAGCATCACTGGCACTCACACGTGAGAacccacacaggagagaaaccgttTGAATGTGACGTGTGTGGGAGTAGATTTAACCAGCAGGGAGGTTTGACAAGACACATGAGAacccacacaggagagaaaccgtttggctgtgatgtgtgtgggaaaagatttctACGGAAGGGAAATATGAAGAGACACATGCAGAGTCGATATTGTACTGTTCAGGTTGTTGTGAAAGATcaataaagaaaatgtgttgaTAACAATCATGATAATTTCCCTTGTCTTTTATCATATCATTGTCTTGTCTGTCTTTTGTCCTGAtgtaaaaagaggaaaaatgtgccATTTGTCAGAGGGAAGGGAAAGTGTTTTCTTAATAtctgataaatatttattaCTAGGAATGACAACATGTAGTAGATCTGTACTGGTGGAAACAAAATTGAATATTAAGATCTGACATAAAGTTATATACCTCAATATAAAACgcacatttaatttaatgtctaaTTAATACATACTTTAAATGAACTGATCCAGTCAGGTGGCACAGTGGCTCAACAGGTAAACATCCCTAGTTTTTAGGTGGTCATAGAAAAGAATTTGAAGAGATTACAGTTGTTACAAAGGGTGTCCTAGTATTAATACATTTAACAAAGAGAAAAATCTGTAAACACAGTTAAATATCCACATCCGAAAACAATATTTTGGCACATCAAAACAAGAAGCAGGAACAATTGACCACACTCCTTTTATGAGTTATATTCACACTTCAGTTACGGCACAAAACCGCCAGTTcatacagtaaaaacaaaaacaaagaagtaATGAGTGGAAACGGGAGAAATCACTGTTGAATAATAATAAggttaaatattttttagacAGGTCGgtacggtggtgtggtggttagcactctcgcctcacagcaagagggttgccggttcgatcccgggcgtgggagcccttctgtgtggagtttgcattttctccccatgtcagcgtgggttctctccgggcactccggcttcctcccacagtccaaagacatgcagattggggactaggttaattggtaactctaaattgtccgtaggtgtgaatgtgagcgtgaatggttgtgtctctatgtgtcagccctgcgatagtctggcgacctgtccagggtgtaccctgcctctcacccagtgtcagctgggataggctccagcccccccgtgaccctcaagaggatgaagcggttagaagatgaatgaatgaatgaattttttaGACAATTTAAAACCAGTTTAATTAATGAATACttgaaataagacaaaaagCACAGTGCCcagcaaaaatgacaacataacGTAGACACAAATCATACAGAATTTAGTGGAAAACCTTATTTTGGAGTCTGTATCAGCCTCAGGTCTGACAGTATTTAGTTGATCAGTGTTGAACCAAGGCTCAACGTGCATCTCTGCAGCTTCGCTTATTACTACTGCTCTCAACAAAACACGTGTGTTTTTTTACTTGATCGCACTGAAAGAAGATGATTTCCTTCCTGTGCAGACAACCAAGTGTTGGCTCATGTATTTCACTAAATTCAcgaaacttttttttacaaactgagCAGCTGaaattttttcttttgtatgaACTCTTGAGTGTTTGGTCacttttgaacattttgagAATGTTTTACCACAGACAGTGCAACTGAAGGGTTTCTCCCCTGTGTGGTCTCCAGTGTCTTTCTGCAGGTGTCCCCTGTGGTCAAAGCTTCCAGCACATTCAGATGAGCTAAATTAAGTTTTTCCAGATTTACATCCCATATCACTGACAGGtacttcagtgttttttacagAGTTTAAACCTGATGGAGGTTCTCTGGTCTCCTCCCAGTCATCACTGTCTTCAGTCTCAGAAGAGGCTCCAGTCCTTCACAGTTGTTTCCATCAGCTTCTGTCTCCACCTGGtcagtttgtctttgttgaagctgtgaggactgagcTTTCTCTTCATCCTCGTCTTCACTCTTCATAGACAGGAGTGAATGTGAACTTgagttcctcctgttcctctttaatgtgtggggactctgggtcctcctgcgccagactggagctccactcctgctgctcagggggaacctcttctttaaccGCCAACAGCTGCTGGATGTGTGTGGAGAGTAATGAAATACAGACACACGGATTAGAATGTTTTAATTCCACGTTAGCAGGGTTTGGCATTTCTCAGCTGGGTTGTCagcgggagccgaattatccacagaggtctcctcctctccaaaacaaacggactgGTTTATACAGTCCAGCTGAAAACATTAGTCCATTATCAAATTAGgggattgacagaaaattaatgtgAACTATTTGATGGTTGAATTCATTTTTcttgtaaaaacatttcatggctcCAGCGTCACTAACTTTTCCTTTGAATAATGTTGATGTACTTGTTAGGGATGTATGATAATATCAACATGTCATCAGTATCGCCCAATATTGGCTTGTAATAAACTAttagaatcagccaacatgctttttcttattttgcactaTGAATGAATTTTACATACGTTGAGgaattgtatttcatgtctccatctgctggtgggccgtcacaataagagtatgtatgtatgataTGATGtttattccactacagaagagacctgatgatcactgaaattaagtaaggaaaaaaaagcggatatattgatatcggccaaataagttgttatacaTCTGCATATCAGGTTCCAACAAAAagtccaatatcatgcatccctagtatcagtaataatgttaataattgtAATATATTTGTAATGATGTTGAGGTTAAACAAAATTTATTTTTGGGAACCAAACAATTAGTCAGTTAACCACCCTGAGCAAATTGttgtgatttctttcaaaaacacaaaaagaaaacaatgggCAACAAAGGCAGAAATGACCCCGAAaattgcaagaaattagtaaaaaattaaaacaagaaaattaccaaaaaaacccacaacaaattaataagtaaataaaaagaaaaaaggtcaaaacaaacacacaaggaaatgacctagaaaaagtgcttaaaaatgatttaaaaaataaaataaatctgtaaTGTCATAATAATGTTTATTACTATAGTTTTCCCCTagcttttttaaatataattttctgAATCCActattttttgcaatttgttggACACTTCTTATCAAGTTGCacattgcctttttttcccccatgttttTGAGAGGAATCGCTCCCATAGCTCAGGATTCAACCATTTAAATACTTGCTGAAGGTGTCTAAAAGctgcacaagaaaagtgatgtcgctccaagtttcaaagggttaatagagcaaataaacaaaaaataataatgaaaataactgttcaAACTgagctccacctcctgatgatcTGCGTGAAGGAAAGAGTGGGATTCAACGGGGAACAAATGGTTTTCAACAAGACCTGGTAGCTGGAACAGACCCCTTTGAGTGGACT from Epinephelus fuscoguttatus linkage group LG20, E.fuscoguttatus.final_Chr_v1 includes:
- the LOC125880649 gene encoding zinc finger protein 232-like isoform X1, with amino-acid sequence MEDHNYYLAEEKAKEREPSPSRKRKHKEEKRNRVIRLQKTRVNIGVAFPKWKSLMREKCFQSDADVACFLLESHARSIAAPTTMKRKHSQVTAPAVSSSGSSSGTESFGRLYKRNGKIYSVYTLKSDKASGHLSEWQTRIVKRRVTGEEGMPQWRNLQTDEEPRRLDVVPPTPAAATSGLVQRPVRTDSDVQQLLVIQDVPPEWSPSLDQEDPEPLQIKEEQEDPVPLNIKEEQEDPEPLHIKEEQEDPGPLHIKEEQEEVWSSPEGEQLSGLEEADITRLTSVTVKSEDDEEKPQSSLLHQSQTEDSRDTEPPTSSSAMQIKTETDGEDCGGSEPARNLDPHGHSQPNTDDEKASDSSETEDSDIDWQEPMSDSGSETDYSVSGWKETRTAESAVNVEGCDVGQKSSSVFQYSKQLNYRGFVQRHMKAHFGKRSSRCSVSKKCFRVKENVDAQVSDDAEEKLFGCDVCGKTFRQQGNLKAHMRVHTGEKPFGCDVCGKRFNQQGNLRTHMRIHTGEKPFECKFCKKRFGIQHHWHSHVRTHTGEKPFECDVCGSRFNQQGGLTRHMRTHTGEKPFGCDVCGKRFLRKGNMKRHMQSRYCTVQVVVKDQ
- the LOC125880649 gene encoding zinc finger protein 232-like isoform X4, translated to MKRKHSQVTAPAVSSSGSSSGTESFGRLYKRNGKIYSVYTLKSDKASGHLSEWQTRIVKRRVTGEEGMPQWRNLQTDEEPRRLDVVPPTPAAATSGLVQRPVRTDSDVQQLLVIQDVPPEWSPSLDQEDPEPLQIKEEQEDPVPLNIKEEQEDPEPLHIKEEQEDPGPLHIKEEQEEVWSSPEGEQLSGLEEADITRLTSVTVKSEDDEEKPQSSLLHQSQTEDSRDTEPPTSSSAMQIKTETDGEDCGGSEPARNLDPHGHSQPNTDDEKASDSSETEDSDIDWQEPMSDSGSETDYSVSGWKETRTAESAVNVEGCDVGQKSSSVFQYSKQLNYRGFVQRHMKAHFGKRSSRCSVSKKCFRVKENVDAQVSDDAEEKLFGCDVCGKTFRQQGNLKAHMRVHTGEKPFGCDVCGKRFNQQGNLRTHMRIHTGEKPFECKFCKKRFGIQHHWHSHVRTHTGEKPFECDVCGSRFNQQGGLTRHMRTHTGEKPFGCDVCGKRFLRKGNMKRHMQSRYCTVQVVVKDQ
- the LOC125880649 gene encoding zinc finger protein 232-like isoform X2, producing the protein MKGTVKILHTYCTFLLCCSLKNKKYIFVLTHCLFSSYARSIAVPIPMRRKPLQVTAPAVSIIGASKGTESFGRLYKRNGKIYSVYTLKSDKASGHLSEWQTRIVKRRVTGEEGMPQWRNLQTDEEPRRLDVVPPTPAAATSGLVQRPVRTDSDVQQLLVIQDVPPEWSPSLDQEDPEPLQIKEEQEDPVPLNIKEEQEDPEPLHIKEEQEDPGPLHIKEEQEEVWSSPEGEQLSGLEEADITRLTSVTVKSEDDEEKPQSSLLHQSQTEDSRDTEPPTSSSAMQIKTETDGEDCGGSEPARNLDPHGHSQPNTDDEKASDSSETEDSDIDWQEPMSDSGSETDYSVSGWKETRTAESAVNVEGCDVGQKSSSVFQYSKQLNYRGFVQRHMKAHFGKRSSRCSVSKKCFRVKENVDAQVSDDAEEKLFGCDVCGKTFRQQGNLKAHMRVHTGEKPFGCDVCGKRFNQQGNLRTHMRIHTGEKPFECKFCKKRFGIQHHWHSHVRTHTGEKPFECDVCGSRFNQQGGLTRHMRTHTGEKPFGCDVCGKRFLRKGNMKRHMQSRYCTVQVVVKDQ
- the LOC125880649 gene encoding zinc finger protein 232-like isoform X5 — translated: MRRKPLQVTAPAVSIIGASKGTESFGRLYKRNGKIYSVYTLKSDKASGHLSEWQTRIVKRRVTGEEGMPQWRNLQTDEEPRRLDVVPPTPAAATSGLVQRPVRTDSDVQQLLVIQDVPPEWSPSLDQEDPEPLQIKEEQEDPVPLNIKEEQEDPEPLHIKEEQEDPGPLHIKEEQEEVWSSPEGEQLSGLEEADITRLTSVTVKSEDDEEKPQSSLLHQSQTEDSRDTEPPTSSSAMQIKTETDGEDCGGSEPARNLDPHGHSQPNTDDEKASDSSETEDSDIDWQEPMSDSGSETDYSVSGWKETRTAESAVNVEGCDVGQKSSSVFQYSKQLNYRGFVQRHMKAHFGKRSSRCSVSKKCFRVKENVDAQVSDDAEEKLFGCDVCGKTFRQQGNLKAHMRVHTGEKPFGCDVCGKRFNQQGNLRTHMRIHTGEKPFECKFCKKRFGIQHHWHSHVRTHTGEKPFECDVCGSRFNQQGGLTRHMRTHTGEKPFGCDVCGKRFLRKGNMKRHMQSRYCTVQVVVKDQ
- the LOC125880649 gene encoding zinc finger protein 16-like isoform X3; its protein translation is MKGTVKILHTYCTFLLCCSLKNKKYIFVLTHCLFSSYARSIAVPIPMRRKPLQVTAPAVSIIGASKGTESFGWLYKRNCKIYSVYTLKSDKASGHLSEWQTRIVKRRVTGEEGMPQWRNLQTDEESRRLDVVLPTPAAATSGLVQRPVRTDSDVQQLLVIQDVPPEWSPSLDQEDPEPLQIKEEQEDPVPLNIKEEQEDPEPLHIKEEQEDPGPLHIKEEQEEVWSSPEGEQLSGLEEADITRLTSVTVKSEDDEEKPQSSLLHQSQTEDSRDTEPPTSSSAMQIKTETDGEDCGGSEPARNLDPHGHSQPNTDDEKASDSSETEDSDIDWQEPMSDSGSETDYSVSGWKETRTAESAVNVEGCDVGQKSSSVFQYSKQLNYRGFVQRHMKAHFGKRSSRCSVSKKCFRVKENVDAQVSDDAEEKLFGCDVCGKTFRQQGNLKAHMRVHTGEKPFGCDVCGKRFNQQGNLRTHMRIHTGEKPFECKFCKKRFGIQHHWHSHVRTHTGEKPFECDVCGSRFNQQGGLTRHMRTHTGEKPFGCDVCGKRFLRKGNMKRHMQSRYCTVQVVVKDQ
- the LOC125880649 gene encoding zinc finger protein 16-like isoform X6, with the translated sequence MRRKPLQVTAPAVSIIGASKGTESFGWLYKRNCKIYSVYTLKSDKASGHLSEWQTRIVKRRVTGEEGMPQWRNLQTDEESRRLDVVLPTPAAATSGLVQRPVRTDSDVQQLLVIQDVPPEWSPSLDQEDPEPLQIKEEQEDPVPLNIKEEQEDPEPLHIKEEQEDPGPLHIKEEQEEVWSSPEGEQLSGLEEADITRLTSVTVKSEDDEEKPQSSLLHQSQTEDSRDTEPPTSSSAMQIKTETDGEDCGGSEPARNLDPHGHSQPNTDDEKASDSSETEDSDIDWQEPMSDSGSETDYSVSGWKETRTAESAVNVEGCDVGQKSSSVFQYSKQLNYRGFVQRHMKAHFGKRSSRCSVSKKCFRVKENVDAQVSDDAEEKLFGCDVCGKTFRQQGNLKAHMRVHTGEKPFGCDVCGKRFNQQGNLRTHMRIHTGEKPFECKFCKKRFGIQHHWHSHVRTHTGEKPFECDVCGSRFNQQGGLTRHMRTHTGEKPFGCDVCGKRFLRKGNMKRHMQSRYCTVQVVVKDQ